The sequence TATCTGAGTCTGAGACACCACCGTTCCCAATTGAAGAGAACAGCAAGACAAAAGAGGAATTACGTCTGAAATACCGCGTGTTGGATTTGAGAAGACCAGATTTACAGAGAAACCTGATGATGAGAAGTAAAGCGGCGACATTGACACGTCAATTCCTTGCAGAGGAAGGATTTTTGGAAATCGAGACACCGATGTTGATCAAAAGTACTCCGGAGGGAGCGAGAGATTACCTTGTGCCAAGCCGTGTGCATCCGGGAAATTTCTATGCGCTTCCACAGTCACCACAGATTTTTAAACAGCTTTTGATGTGTGCGGGATATGATCGTTATTTCCAAATTGTAAAATGTTTCCGTGATGAAGATTTACGTGCAGACCGTCAGCCGGAATTTACACAGATTGATATGGAATTATCGTTTGTTGATGTGGACGATGTCATTGACGTTAATGAAAGATTACTGGCTAAAATGTTCAAAGAGATTCTTGGGATAGAAGTTTCTCTTCCAATCCAGAGAATGACATGGCAGGAAGCAATGGATCGTTTCGGCTCAGACAAACCGGATATCCGGTTCGGAATGGAATTGACAGATGTGTCGGAAGTTGTGAAAGACTGCGAATTTGTAGTGTTTAAAAATGCATTGGAAAATGGCGGAAGCGTTCGAGGAATCAATGCCAAAGGCCAGGGGGCAATGCCGCGTAAGAAAATCGATAAACTGGTTGATTTGGCAAAAGACTTTGGTGCGAAAGGTCTCGCATACGTGGCAATACAGGAAGATGGCACAATCAAGTCTTCTTTTGCAAAATTCATGAGTGAAGAGGAAATGGCAGCACTTGTAAAAGCAATGGATGGAGAAAATGGTGACTTACTGCTCTTTGCAGCAGATAAAAATCAGGTCGTATGGGATGTCCTTGGAAACTTACGTCTTGAAATTGCACGTCAGCTGGAACTTCTTGATAAGAATGAATATAAATTCTTGTGGATCACAGAATTCCCATTGTTAGAGTGGAATGAGGAGGCCGGAAGATACACAGCAATGCATCATCCATTTACAATGCCGATGGAAGAAGATTTGCATCTGATCGACACAGATCCGGGAAAAGTACGTGCAAAAGCTTATGATATTGTACTGAACGGTACAGAAATCGGTGGTGGAAGTGTCAGAATCTTCAATCAGGAGATTCAGAGCAAGATGTTTGAAGTGCTTGGGTTTACAAAAGAGCAGGCGCAGGAACAGTTTGGATTCTTGTTGAATGCATTCAAATACGGAGTGCCGCCTCACGCAGGACTTGCATATGGATTGGATCGTCTTGTGATGCTGATGGCAAAAGAAGACAGTATCCGTGATGTTATTGCATTCCCGAAAGTAAAAGATGCATCGGATCTGATGACAGAAGCACCTTCAGGGGTAGATCAGAAACAGTTAGATGAGCTTTGCTTGGCTATCACAAAAAAAGAAGAAAGAGAAACCTTCTTGGTTTAATGTTCGCAGCGATTTTAGTTGTAGTGGCAAAATTTCGTAAAGAAAAAAACATGTAGTGTAATAAGGTGATATGTGCACCCCGGGGAAGTTGATGCTCCGGGGTGTTGTAAATATTCTAAATAATAGTACAAAATAAAAAAATAAAAAAAGTGTTGACAAAAGTGCTTTTCATCAGTATAATGAATATTGTTCTGATTCAGAGAACACAATATGCACGAGTGGCTCAGTGGTGGAGTA comes from Coprococcus phoceensis and encodes:
- the aspS gene encoding aspartate--tRNA ligase, which gives rise to MAESMQGLKRSHRCAELSKVNIGETVTVMGWVQKNRNKGGIVFVDLRDRSGLLQLIFENGSVSEEDFEKAGKLRSEFVIAAVGTVEARSGAVNENLATGEIEIRVKELRILSESETPPFPIEENSKTKEELRLKYRVLDLRRPDLQRNLMMRSKAATLTRQFLAEEGFLEIETPMLIKSTPEGARDYLVPSRVHPGNFYALPQSPQIFKQLLMCAGYDRYFQIVKCFRDEDLRADRQPEFTQIDMELSFVDVDDVIDVNERLLAKMFKEILGIEVSLPIQRMTWQEAMDRFGSDKPDIRFGMELTDVSEVVKDCEFVVFKNALENGGSVRGINAKGQGAMPRKKIDKLVDLAKDFGAKGLAYVAIQEDGTIKSSFAKFMSEEEMAALVKAMDGENGDLLLFAADKNQVVWDVLGNLRLEIARQLELLDKNEYKFLWITEFPLLEWNEEAGRYTAMHHPFTMPMEEDLHLIDTDPGKVRAKAYDIVLNGTEIGGGSVRIFNQEIQSKMFEVLGFTKEQAQEQFGFLLNAFKYGVPPHAGLAYGLDRLVMLMAKEDSIRDVIAFPKVKDASDLMTEAPSGVDQKQLDELCLAITKKEERETFLV